One window of the Saccopteryx leptura isolate mSacLep1 chromosome 9, mSacLep1_pri_phased_curated, whole genome shotgun sequence genome contains the following:
- the LOC136380792 gene encoding large ribosomal subunit protein eL22-like, producing the protein MAPVKKIVEEGKKKKQVLKFTLDCTYPVEQLGTTVVEDGIMDAANFEQFLQERIKVNGKAGNLSGGVVIIERSKSKITVTSEVPFPKRYLKYLTKKYLKKNNLCDWLCVVANSKESYELCYFQINQDEEEEEDED; encoded by the exons ATGGCGCCTGTGAAAAAGATTGTGGAGGAgggtaaaaaaaagaagcaagttcTGAAGTTTACCCTTGACTGCACCTATCctgtagaaca gttggggaccactgttgtagaaGATGGAATCATGGATGCTGCCAATTTTGAGCAGTTTCTTCAGGAGAGAATCAAAGTGAATGGGAAAGCTGGGAACCTCAGTGGAGGAGTTGTCATCATCGAAAGAAGCAAAAGCAAGATCACTGTCACTTCTGAGGTGCCTTTTCCTAAAAGGTATTTGAAATACCTcaccaaaaaatatttgaagaagaaTAATCTATGTGACTGGTTGTGCGTAGTTGCTAACAGCAAAGAGAGTTACGAATTATGTTACTTCCAGATAAACCaggatgaagaagaggaggaagatgaggattAA